The Mangrovibacillus cuniculi sequence AAATTTTATTCGTCAAGAATAAATATTTTGACGATTTGGCAAGGAGTTCCTTGACCTATCAAGAAATATGCGATATTATACGTATATCAGGTATTCGTTTCCTATTACATAAGAAACTTTTCTGATAAATTTTTTGGCAGGTTGTAGGCTTGCAACACAGGAGGATTTTTTCATGCAAAACGGTAAGGTAAAATGGTTCAACAACGAAAAAGGATTTGGATTCATCGAAGTTGAAGGCGGAGACGATGTATTCGTACACTTCACAGCTATCCAAGGCGATGGTTTCAAATCACTAGAAGAAGGTCAATCAGTTTCTTTCGAGATCGTTGAAGGTAACCGTGGACCTCAAGCTGAAAACGTTACAAAACTATAATTAACTAATACGATCATAGAGGGGATTTCCCCCGCTACATGAAAGACCCGCAAGAGTTCTACTCTAGCGGGTTTTTTTGTATGTTATTTTAGTTCTTCTCCTAATTTTTTTAACTGCTCTCCAACTGTACAAGATGAAATACAAAATTGATGTGCCCCTTTTCTACCTCTATCTTTTTTCATCACTTGCTTTACAAGGCAGCCCTCGCAGTATGTTTCTAAAAGGTAATCTACTTCTTTTATTGCACTAGTCCTGTTCATTATGACAACCCTTTCTTTTGTTCCAGTACTTCTTTTTCCGCATGAACTACAATCCCTTTCAACGCTTGCGTTGCTAAGTTATGCGCCTCTTTGTTTTTCTTTCGTTCAATATGAACAAATTTAGCCTTTATTTTGAGCTTCTCCCGCAATATATCTACTTCATCTAACCATCTATTTACGGAATCATCATAGGATGGCCATTCTCCATTTAGTTGCTGAATGATGGTTTGTGAGTCAGAGTAAAGAGTCAAAGGGACATGTTGAATCCCCTCTTCTTCTAACAAGGTAACCCCTCTGTAAAATGCATAAGCTTCTGCCTCATTATTGTTTTGAATTTGTTCTAATCCTACATTAGTCCTTATCCTGGTTAATTGACTACCCTTTCTAAAATAAAGGACAACTCCAATTCCCGCAAGTTTTTGTCCTTCTTCATATCCACCGTCTACATACATCTCTAGATCACGGATTAGATCGTCGGCTTTTGATAACCATTTTTTGAATTGTTTTGGTGTCCAAGTTTGT is a genomic window containing:
- a CDS encoding reverse transcriptase-like protein, whose product is MKVRISATIKVQNLAPMPFFSDWCELEEAAAVIKKIEAMGGWHSLQIEDELEQTWTPKQFKKWLSKADDLIRDLEMYVDGGYEEGQKLAGIGVVLYFRKGSQLTRIRTNVGLEQIQNNNEAEAYAFYRGVTLLEEEGIQHVPLTLYSDSQTIIQQLNGEWPSYDDSVNRWLDEVDILREKLKIKAKFVHIERKKNKEAHNLATQALKGIVVHAEKEVLEQKKGLS
- the cspD gene encoding cold-shock protein CspD, which encodes MQNGKVKWFNNEKGFGFIEVEGGDDVFVHFTAIQGDGFKSLEEGQSVSFEIVEGNRGPQAENVTKL
- a CDS encoding zinc-finger domain-containing protein; the protein is MNRTSAIKEVDYLLETYCEGCLVKQVMKKDRGRKGAHQFCISSCTVGEQLKKLGEELK